A window of Proteus columbae contains these coding sequences:
- the bioD gene encoding dethiobiotin synthase yields MAKIWFLTGTDTEVGKTVVSSALLQCAAHQGYQTAGYKPVASGSEWLNEGLRNSDALTLQKFSTVKLEYHRVNPYCFETPTSPHIVSQEMNQPIDFDVMSEGLSYLKQQADWVLVEGAGGWFTPLSENQFFSDWAINEKLSVILTVGVKLGCINHALLTQQAIIQSGLTLAGWVANEVEPAGRYQKEYLATLKQHIKAPLLGKIPYLNEVKEHNFTPYLDLSCLKLS; encoded by the coding sequence ATGGCTAAAATATGGTTTTTAACAGGTACAGATACCGAAGTGGGTAAAACGGTTGTGAGTAGCGCATTATTACAATGTGCGGCACATCAAGGATATCAAACTGCGGGCTATAAACCTGTTGCATCAGGAAGTGAGTGGCTAAATGAAGGTTTACGTAACTCGGATGCGTTAACATTGCAAAAATTCAGCACAGTAAAATTAGAGTATCACCGCGTTAACCCTTATTGCTTTGAAACGCCGACATCGCCGCATATTGTCAGCCAAGAAATGAATCAGCCTATTGATTTTGATGTGATGTCAGAAGGCTTGTCTTACTTAAAGCAGCAAGCTGATTGGGTTTTAGTTGAAGGTGCTGGTGGTTGGTTTACTCCACTGTCAGAAAATCAATTTTTCTCTGATTGGGCTATCAATGAAAAGCTATCTGTTATTTTGACTGTAGGTGTTAAATTGGGTTGCATTAATCATGCGTTATTAACGCAACAAGCAATTATTCAGTCTGGTTTAACATTGGCGGGTTGGGTTGCAAATGAAGTTGAACCTGCGGGGCGATATCAGAAAGAATATTTGGCAACATTAAAACAGCATATTAAAGCACCACTCTTAGGTAAAATACCCTATTTAAATGAAGTAAAAGAGCATAATTTCACTCCTTACCTTGATCTTTCTTGTTTAAAACTAAGTTGA
- the uvrB gene encoding excinuclease ABC subunit UvrB, with product MSKDFKLHSEFKPGGDQPAAIASLCEGLDDGLAHQTLLGVTGSGKTFTIANVIANLNRPTMVLAPNKTLAAQLYSEMKEFFPENAVEYFVSYYDYYQPEAYVPSSDTFIEKDASVNEHIEQMRLSATKALLERKDVIVVSSVSAIYGLGDPDSYLKMMLHLTNGMIIDQRAILRRLADLQYTRNDQAFQRGTFRVRGEVIDIFPAESDDYALRVELFDEEVERLSLFDPLTGQIHYNVPRFTVYPKTHYVTPRERILEAMEEIKKELADRRKVLLANDKLVEEQRVTQRTQFDLEMMNELGYCSGIENYSRYLSGRGPGEPPPTLFDYLPANGLLVIDESHVTIPQIGGMYKGDRSRKETLVEYGFRLPSALDNRPLRFEEFEALAPQTIYVSATPGKYELEKSGDEIVEQVVRPTGLLDPIVEVRPVATQVDDLLSEIRIRAAKNERVLVTTLTKRMAEDLTEYLEEHGERVRYLHSDIDTVERVEIIRDLRLGEFDVLVGINLLREGLDMPEVSLVAILDADKEGFLRSERSLIQTIGRAARNLEGKAILYGDKITDSMARAISETERRREKQQQFNLEHGIVPKGLNKKVGDILKIGQPSQGRNKKGHKAIEIHDNYPLLSTAELEKEIQRLEAEMYQYAKDLEFEKAASTRDKLQALRAQFIANS from the coding sequence ATGAGCAAAGATTTCAAACTGCATTCTGAATTTAAACCAGGTGGTGATCAACCTGCCGCTATTGCCTCACTCTGTGAAGGATTAGATGATGGTCTTGCTCATCAAACTCTTTTAGGGGTAACAGGTTCAGGTAAAACTTTTACGATTGCCAATGTGATTGCCAATCTAAATCGTCCGACTATGGTGTTAGCGCCAAATAAAACATTGGCGGCACAGCTTTATAGTGAGATGAAAGAATTCTTCCCTGAAAATGCAGTGGAATACTTTGTTTCTTATTATGATTATTATCAGCCAGAAGCGTATGTTCCAAGCTCTGATACCTTTATTGAAAAAGATGCTTCTGTTAACGAACATATCGAGCAAATGCGCTTATCTGCTACTAAAGCCTTGCTAGAACGTAAAGACGTCATTGTGGTGTCATCCGTGTCAGCCATTTATGGTTTAGGTGATCCCGATAGCTATTTAAAAATGATGCTTCACCTGACTAACGGCATGATAATCGACCAGCGTGCCATTTTACGCCGTTTAGCTGACTTACAATATACTCGTAATGATCAAGCCTTTCAGCGGGGCACATTTCGTGTCCGTGGTGAAGTGATTGATATCTTTCCTGCTGAATCTGATGATTATGCATTACGTGTTGAACTATTTGATGAAGAAGTCGAACGCCTTTCACTGTTTGACCCTTTAACGGGGCAAATTCACTACAATGTGCCTCGTTTTACTGTTTATCCTAAAACGCACTATGTCACACCTCGTGAACGTATTCTTGAAGCGATGGAAGAAATCAAAAAAGAACTCGCAGATAGACGCAAAGTACTTTTAGCTAACGATAAACTTGTTGAAGAACAACGGGTGACACAGCGTACTCAATTTGATCTCGAAATGATGAATGAGTTGGGATATTGCTCCGGTATTGAAAACTATTCACGCTATTTATCAGGTAGAGGCCCCGGTGAGCCACCACCAACCCTATTTGATTACCTTCCTGCTAACGGTTTACTCGTAATTGATGAATCACACGTTACTATTCCTCAAATTGGTGGAATGTATAAAGGCGACCGTTCCCGTAAAGAAACCTTAGTTGAATATGGCTTCCGTTTACCTTCTGCGCTTGATAACCGTCCATTACGTTTTGAAGAGTTTGAGGCGTTAGCACCACAAACGATTTATGTTTCAGCAACACCGGGTAAATATGAACTTGAAAAATCGGGTGATGAAATTGTTGAGCAAGTTGTAAGACCAACAGGTTTACTTGATCCGATTGTTGAAGTGCGGCCTGTGGCAACACAAGTTGATGATTTACTTTCTGAAATTCGTATTCGTGCAGCGAAAAACGAACGTGTATTAGTAACAACACTGACAAAACGGATGGCAGAAGATTTAACGGAATATCTTGAAGAGCACGGTGAACGTGTTCGCTATTTGCACTCTGATATTGATACGGTTGAGCGTGTCGAAATCATTCGTGATTTGCGCTTAGGTGAGTTTGATGTATTAGTGGGTATCAACTTACTCCGAGAAGGTTTGGATATGCCAGAGGTCTCTTTGGTGGCGATCTTAGATGCTGATAAAGAGGGTTTCTTACGTTCAGAGCGTTCATTGATTCAGACAATTGGTCGTGCGGCTCGTAATCTTGAAGGTAAAGCGATTTTATATGGCGATAAAATTACCGATTCAATGGCAAGAGCAATAAGTGAAACTGAACGTCGTCGTGAGAAACAGCAACAGTTTAACCTTGAGCACGGCATTGTGCCTAAAGGATTAAATAAGAAAGTTGGTGATATTCTCAAGATTGGTCAGCCTTCTCAGGGACGCAATAAAAAAGGGCACAAAGCAATAGAGATTCATGATAATTATCCGTTGTTATCAACGGCTGAATTGGAAAAAGAGATCCAACGTTTAGAAGCCGAAATGTATCAATATGCAAAAGATCTTGAATTTGAGAAAGCGGCGAGTACTCGTGATAAGTTGCAAGCGTTACGTGCTCAATTTATTGCTAACTCTTAA
- a CDS encoding DUF1266 domain-containing protein → MSGYVYAGVPSSAGVILGVILLIMLFKWLRKFAVQDSELQKPSTAGQEPILSEAENTSGQLLPNEWGLYVAAPYAAMNEWAYNEYDQGKDDGGLSAGWGINDRWDLVYQLFWLLTQGHTNDFYQLRDQILDGKEDDVQSLKNDILLSELTEHDKNERLWQIDMMSTNRMNIQNVKYLIWDLCRFNKLCLEGCQQGYITQQEAQTWSLMSASMLRRIYDGWEDMWRNFIAARWFWASGDQDWVSSHQAFTDVIQNILNAADTLATEENWIMELPPLDLMSFSRTVAGLGLMKNDVPMTLDEIEEAISQRITLKQLNS, encoded by the coding sequence ATGAGTGGTTATGTTTATGCAGGGGTTCCCAGCTCTGCTGGGGTAATTCTTGGTGTTATTCTTCTTATTATGCTTTTTAAATGGCTACGCAAATTTGCTGTACAAGATAGTGAGTTGCAAAAACCATCAACAGCAGGGCAGGAGCCCATTTTATCTGAAGCAGAAAATACGTCAGGTCAGTTGTTACCCAATGAATGGGGTTTATATGTTGCAGCACCTTATGCCGCAATGAATGAGTGGGCATATAACGAATATGATCAAGGTAAAGATGATGGTGGATTATCAGCAGGTTGGGGAATTAACGACCGTTGGGATTTAGTCTATCAACTATTTTGGTTGCTCACTCAAGGTCACACCAATGATTTTTATCAGCTACGTGACCAAATTTTGGATGGTAAAGAAGACGATGTTCAGTCATTAAAAAATGATATTTTACTTTCTGAGTTAACTGAACACGATAAAAATGAGCGTTTATGGCAAATCGATATGATGAGCACAAATCGCATGAATATCCAAAATGTGAAATACCTTATTTGGGATCTCTGCCGTTTTAACAAGCTCTGTTTAGAAGGTTGCCAACAAGGATATATTACTCAACAAGAAGCCCAAACATGGTCATTAATGAGCGCATCAATGTTGCGTCGGATTTATGATGGTTGGGAAGATATGTGGAGAAACTTTATTGCAGCTCGTTGGTTTTGGGCCAGTGGCGATCAAGATTGGGTATCTTCTCATCAAGCTTTTACGGATGTTATACAAAATATTCTGAATGCTGCAGACACGTTGGCAACAGAAGAGAACTGGATCATGGAGCTACCTCCATTAGATTTAATGTCGTTTTCTCGTACCGTAGCGGGTCTTGGTTTGATGAAAAATGATGTACCAATGACGCTTGACGAAATTGAAGAAGCGATTAGTCAGCGTATTACATTAAAGCAGCTTAATAGCTAA
- the yvcK gene encoding uridine diphosphate-N-acetylglucosamine-binding protein YvcK, with translation MRNRTLSDLDRVVALGGGHGLGRVLSALSYLGSRLTGIVTTTDNGGSTGRIRQEEGGIAWGDMRNCINQLITEPSVASAMFEYRFSGTGELAGHNLGNLMLKALDNLSVRPLEAINLIRGLLRVNAHLIPMSEQAVDLMAIDDQGNEIYGEVNVDILPKIPQKLDLYPKVPTTREAIEAIEQADLILIGPGSFFTSLMPLLLLPELAQALRRSSATTIYIGNLGKELSPAAASMTMSDKIAMMENYIGLQTIDAVIISPETQYESMKGRLIVQAQLEAKDIPYRHDRHLLGKAIELTLQQLGQRNASPQVVK, from the coding sequence ATGCGAAATCGCACGCTAAGTGATTTAGATCGTGTTGTTGCCCTTGGTGGTGGTCATGGCCTTGGACGTGTGCTTTCAGCACTCTCCTACTTAGGCTCTCGTCTTACTGGTATTGTTACAACAACAGACAATGGCGGTTCTACTGGCCGTATTCGCCAAGAAGAAGGCGGTATTGCGTGGGGAGATATGCGCAATTGTATTAATCAGTTAATTACTGAGCCTTCCGTTGCTTCTGCGATGTTTGAATACCGTTTTTCTGGTACAGGCGAACTGGCAGGGCATAATTTAGGTAATCTAATGCTTAAGGCTCTTGATAACTTAAGTGTTCGACCTTTAGAAGCCATTAATCTTATCCGCGGGTTATTAAGAGTGAATGCTCACCTTATTCCTATGTCTGAACAAGCCGTTGACCTTATGGCGATAGACGACCAAGGAAATGAGATTTATGGTGAGGTCAATGTTGATATTTTACCTAAGATCCCCCAAAAGCTTGATCTCTACCCTAAAGTGCCGACTACACGAGAAGCCATTGAAGCGATTGAACAAGCCGATTTGATCTTAATTGGCCCCGGTAGCTTTTTTACCAGTTTAATGCCTTTATTATTACTACCAGAGCTTGCACAAGCATTACGCCGTAGCAGTGCAACAACGATTTATATTGGTAATTTAGGCAAAGAGCTAAGCCCTGCGGCTGCCAGTATGACGATGTCTGATAAAATCGCCATGATGGAAAATTATATTGGTTTACAAACCATAGATGCCGTGATCATTAGCCCTGAAACACAATATGAATCGATGAAAGGTCGATTAATTGTACAAGCTCAATTGGAAGCCAAAGATATTCCTTATCGTCACGACCGTCATCTATTAGGCAAAGCTATTGAGTTAACATTGCAACAATTAGGGCAACGTAATGCATCACCTCAAGTCGTTAAATAG